The Hyphomonadaceae bacterium ML37 genome includes a region encoding these proteins:
- a CDS encoding NAD kinase, with translation MRLAYHAADRADARAARERLAKRYGEVALDEADCLIALGGDGVMLDALHAVMGRNIPVYGMNFGSVGFLMNEPREDGLPERLAVAERAAIHPLRAVGRHVDGRTFEALAINEVSLLRETRQTAKIRISVDGRMRLQELAADGVLVATPAGSTAYNLSAHGPILPLDAQLLALTPISAFRPRRWRGALLRHGSRVRFDVLEPEKRPVSVVADNQEFRDAATVTINEARSISLTLLFDEGKALGERILMEQFAAD, from the coding sequence ATGCGTCTCGCCTATCACGCCGCTGACCGCGCCGACGCCCGCGCCGCGCGTGAGCGGCTGGCCAAGCGCTATGGCGAGGTGGCGCTGGACGAGGCGGACTGCCTGATCGCGCTGGGCGGCGATGGCGTGATGCTGGACGCCCTGCACGCCGTGATGGGGCGCAATATCCCGGTCTACGGCATGAATTTCGGCTCGGTGGGCTTTTTGATGAACGAACCGCGCGAGGACGGTCTGCCAGAACGGCTCGCCGTGGCCGAGCGCGCCGCCATCCATCCCTTGCGCGCGGTGGGGCGCCATGTGGACGGGCGCACGTTTGAAGCGCTGGCCATCAACGAGGTGTCGCTGCTGCGCGAAACGCGCCAGACGGCGAAGATCCGCATCAGCGTCGATGGCCGCATGCGCCTGCAGGAGTTGGCCGCCGATGGCGTCCTGGTGGCCACGCCCGCCGGATCCACCGCCTATAACCTGTCTGCCCACGGCCCCATCCTGCCGCTGGACGCCCAGCTTCTGGCCCTGACCCCGATCAGCGCCTTCCGCCCCCGCCGCTGGCGCGGCGCGCTGCTGCGCCATGGCAGCCGGGTGCGCTTTGACGTGCTGGAGCCGGAAAAGCGCCCGGTCTCGGTGGTGGCCGACAATCAGGAATTTCGCGACGCCGCCACCGTCACCATCAACGAGGCGCGCTCCATCTCGCTGACGCTTCTGTTTGACGAGGGCAAGGCGCTGGGCGAGCGCATCCTGATGGAGCAATTCGCCGCCGACTGA
- a CDS encoding efflux RND transporter permease subunit: MTLSDIAVRRPMVAFVASALIIVFGILGLRDLPLRELPDVDRPVVSINADFPGANAEIVENRVTEPLEAQLSGIDGIEEISSRTEDGDSRITVTFGLSRDLEAAANDVRDAVSQARRQLPQDVEEVRVSKQDSDARPFMWYNLMSETMTAEELTDYANRFLLDRLTIIDGVTNVNIGGNRRYAMRIWLNPAAMAARQVTASDIENAIRTENIEVPGGSLETSGSQIAVRVERLFTNPDSFARLPVRTLPDGQVIRLAEVADVELSAEEPRAMFRGNQQNMIGLGFIRQSQSNAVEVASAIHAEMDLIRAQLPDDMDLIVANDETVFIRESIREVWMTLAVAATLVVLVIYLFLGSFRSAIVPAAVVPVCLIGTFAVLSMFGFSLNILTLLALVLAIGLVVDDSIVVIENIQRRVDLGEPPLTAALNGGRQVFFAVVATTATLVAVFTPLVFLPGLIGRLFTELAVAIAGAVILSSFVALTLSPMMASKLARPSINLRGPARWVDNLTNKARANYISSLKVVVKAPWLVIPLVLLSVGGSVFMFAQLPGELTPDEDRGSFFGRFSAQEGASFEFTSEQALIVEDTIMDYVEGGELRRLLVAVPGFGGGGGDFSSGIVVGTMVPQAERRAGQEIVNEINGRLGELTGVRAFVTMRGGLGGGGGGDDVSIVILGPEYDQLNAEAEAMVEAIQAGNPNLQRPRKDFEPNSPRLVVEIDRERAGALGVSVAEVGRTLQTHLGARRVGQFIDRGEAYNVIMENRSADRSGGGDLESLYVRARGGELIALSNLVSLRETGESATRNRLNRQRAVSVSATLAEGYTLGEAVAWLDAYANDNLPNDMSTQYTGSARDFLDSNNAILFAFAMALLIVFLVLAAQFESFIQPAVIMLTVPLAVAGGLFGLYMAGSSLNIYSQIGLIILIGLAAKNGILIVEFANQVRDEGKSVLDATLESAGTRFRPILMTGISTAIGALPLMLASGPGSENRVTIGVVIFTGVMVATLFTLFVVPAVYASVGRYTKTPNWVSRQLAKEETKALPPGSVAPAE; this comes from the coding sequence ATGACCCTGTCCGATATCGCCGTACGCCGTCCCATGGTCGCCTTCGTGGCGAGCGCGCTGATCATCGTGTTCGGCATTCTGGGGCTGCGCGACCTGCCGCTGCGCGAGCTGCCGGACGTGGACCGGCCGGTGGTGTCGATCAATGCCGATTTCCCCGGCGCCAATGCCGAGATCGTGGAGAACCGGGTCACCGAACCGCTGGAGGCCCAGCTGTCGGGCATTGACGGGATCGAGGAAATTTCCTCACGCACCGAGGATGGCGACTCTCGCATCACCGTGACATTCGGCCTGTCGCGCGATCTGGAAGCGGCCGCCAATGATGTGCGCGACGCCGTCAGCCAGGCGCGCCGCCAGCTGCCTCAGGATGTCGAGGAAGTCCGCGTCAGCAAGCAGGATTCCGATGCCCGTCCGTTCATGTGGTACAACCTCATGTCCGAGACGATGACGGCCGAGGAGCTGACCGACTACGCCAACCGCTTCCTGCTCGACCGGCTGACCATTATTGACGGCGTGACCAATGTGAATATCGGCGGCAATCGCCGTTACGCCATGCGCATCTGGCTCAATCCCGCCGCCATGGCGGCGCGCCAGGTGACGGCGTCGGACATTGAAAACGCCATCCGCACCGAGAACATCGAAGTGCCCGGCGGCTCGCTGGAAACCAGCGGCTCCCAGATCGCCGTGCGCGTAGAGCGCCTGTTCACCAATCCGGACAGCTTTGCGCGCCTGCCGGTGCGCACCCTGCCGGATGGTCAGGTGATCCGCCTCGCCGAGGTGGCCGATGTGGAGCTGTCGGCCGAAGAGCCGCGCGCCATGTTCCGCGGCAACCAGCAAAACATGATCGGGCTGGGCTTTATCCGCCAGAGCCAGTCCAACGCCGTCGAGGTCGCCTCGGCCATCCATGCCGAGATGGACCTGATCCGCGCCCAGCTGCCCGACGACATGGATCTGATCGTCGCCAATGACGAAACGGTGTTCATCCGCGAGTCCATCCGTGAAGTCTGGATGACACTGGCCGTGGCCGCGACGCTGGTCGTGCTGGTGATCTATCTGTTCCTGGGCAGCTTCCGTTCGGCCATCGTGCCCGCCGCGGTGGTGCCAGTATGCCTGATCGGCACCTTCGCGGTGCTGTCCATGTTCGGGTTTTCGCTCAACATTCTGACCTTGCTGGCGCTGGTTCTGGCCATCGGACTGGTGGTGGACGATTCCATCGTCGTCATCGAGAACATCCAGAGACGGGTGGATCTGGGCGAGCCGCCCCTCACCGCCGCGCTCAATGGCGGGCGTCAGGTGTTCTTTGCGGTGGTGGCCACCACGGCGACACTGGTGGCGGTGTTCACGCCACTGGTCTTCCTGCCCGGACTGATCGGGCGATTGTTTACCGAGCTGGCCGTGGCCATTGCCGGCGCGGTGATCCTGTCGAGCTTCGTGGCGCTGACCCTGTCGCCGATGATGGCGTCCAAGCTGGCGCGTCCCAGCATCAATCTGCGCGGCCCGGCGCGCTGGGTGGACAATCTGACCAACAAGGCGCGGGCGAACTATATCTCCTCGCTGAAAGTCGTGGTGAAGGCGCCCTGGCTGGTGATCCCGCTGGTCCTTTTGTCGGTCGGCGGCTCGGTCTTCATGTTCGCCCAATTGCCCGGCGAGCTGACCCCGGACGAGGATCGCGGCAGCTTCTTTGGCCGGTTCTCGGCCCAGGAAGGCGCCAGCTTCGAGTTCACGTCCGAGCAGGCTCTGATCGTGGAAGACACGATCATGGATTATGTCGAGGGCGGGGAGCTGCGCCGGCTTCTGGTGGCGGTGCCCGGCTTTGGCGGCGGCGGCGGTGATTTCTCCAGCGGTATTGTGGTGGGCACCATGGTTCCCCAGGCTGAGCGCCGCGCGGGCCAGGAAATCGTCAACGAGATCAACGGGCGTCTGGGCGAGCTGACGGGGGTGCGCGCGTTCGTGACCATGCGCGGCGGCCTGGGCGGCGGCGGCGGCGGTGATGACGTGTCCATCGTCATCCTGGGCCCCGAATACGACCAGCTCAACGCCGAAGCCGAGGCGATGGTCGAGGCGATCCAGGCGGGCAATCCGAACCTGCAGCGCCCGCGCAAGGATTTCGAACCCAACTCGCCGCGCCTGGTCGTGGAGATCGACCGCGAGCGCGCCGGCGCGCTGGGCGTGTCGGTGGCCGAGGTCGGCCGCACGCTGCAGACCCATCTGGGCGCGCGCCGGGTCGGCCAGTTCATCGACCGGGGCGAAGCCTATAACGTGATCATGGAGAATCGCTCTGCGGACCGGTCCGGCGGCGGCGATCTGGAATCGCTCTATGTGCGGGCGCGCGGCGGCGAGCTGATTGCGCTGTCCAACCTGGTGTCCTTGCGTGAAACCGGCGAATCCGCCACCCGCAACCGCCTGAACCGCCAGCGCGCGGTGTCGGTGTCGGCGACGCTGGCCGAAGGTTACACGCTGGGCGAGGCGGTGGCCTGGCTGGACGCCTACGCCAATGACAACCTGCCCAATGACATGAGCACGCAATACACCGGCTCGGCGCGCGATTTCCTGGATTCCAACAACGCCATCCTGTTCGCCTTCGCCATGGCGCTGCTGATCGTGTTCCTGGTGCTGGCCGCGCAGTTTGAAAGCTTCATCCAGCCAGCGGTGATCATGCTGACCGTGCCGCTGGCCGTGGCGGGCGGATTATTCGGCCTGTACATGGCCGGGTCGTCGCTGAACATCTATTCCCAGATCGGATTGATCATCCTGATCGGTCTGGCCGCCAAGAACGGCATTCTGATCGTCGAGTTCGCCAATCAGGTGCGCGATGAGGGCAAGAGCGTGCTGGACGCGACGCTGGAGTCGGCGGGCACGCGCTTCCGCCCGATCCTGATGACCGGCATCTCCACCGCTATCGGCGCCCTGCCGCTGATGCTGGCCAGCGGGCCGGGATCGGAGAACCGGGTGACCATCGGCGTGGTGATTTTCACCGGCGTGATGGTGGCGACCCTGTTCACCCTGTTCGTGGTGCCGGCCGTCTATGCCTCGGTGGGCCGCTACACCAAGACCCCTAACTGGGTGTCGCGCCAGCTGGCCAAGGAAGAGACCAAGGCGCTGCCTCCGGGCAGCGTGGCGCCGGCGGAATAG
- a CDS encoding class II aldolase/adducin family protein produces the protein MDDQARISVKDQVSPEEWKARCDLAALYRLIFMHGWDDLFFTHISMRVPGPEEHFLLNPFGLLFEDVTASNLVKVDIEGNVLPPSQYGINPAGFTIHSAIHHARPDVKVIMHLHTDQGVAVSAQKRGLLPISQSAMTVMKDVVYHGYEGIALDADEKTRLVADLGQHNLMILNNHGTLTTGDHPFSCYVRMYMLERACKMQVMAQGAELVEWDKAMQDRVYAQGEQAFTNEFFKEIAWAALRARVDRQCPGYDI, from the coding sequence ATGGACGATCAGGCCCGCATCAGCGTCAAGGATCAGGTTTCGCCTGAGGAGTGGAAGGCGCGCTGCGATCTGGCCGCGCTGTACCGGCTCATTTTCATGCATGGCTGGGATGATCTGTTCTTCACCCATATCTCCATGCGCGTGCCGGGGCCGGAGGAGCATTTCCTGCTCAATCCGTTCGGATTGCTGTTCGAGGATGTGACGGCGTCCAACCTGGTCAAGGTGGACATTGAGGGCAATGTCCTGCCGCCCAGCCAGTACGGCATCAACCCGGCGGGATTCACTATCCATTCTGCCATCCACCACGCGCGCCCGGACGTGAAGGTGATCATGCATCTGCACACCGATCAGGGCGTGGCGGTGTCAGCGCAGAAGCGTGGGCTTCTGCCCATCTCCCAGAGCGCCATGACGGTGATGAAGGACGTGGTCTATCACGGCTATGAAGGCATCGCGCTGGACGCCGACGAGAAGACCCGCCTGGTGGCCGATCTGGGCCAGCACAATCTGATGATCCTCAATAATCACGGCACGCTGACCACCGGCGATCACCCGTTCTCGTGCTACGTGCGCATGTACATGCTCGAGCGCGCCTGCAAGATGCAGGTCATGGCCCAGGGCGCCGAGCTGGTGGAGTGGGACAAGGCCATGCAGGACCGGGTCTACGCCCAGGGCGAACAGGCCTTCACCAATGAATTCTTCAAGGAAATCGCCTGGGCGGCCCTGCGCGCGCGGGTGGACCGGCAATGCCCGGGCTATGATATCTGA
- a CDS encoding DUF2336 domain-containing protein: MSVHTLRARLTPDDLVRLTNRGDDEARALAARKVCARYAAPGLSEEERVLGAEIVRVLARDAAELVRRALSVTLQRSPHLPPDVARQLAADVDSIAIPVIAGSPVLTDDDLIDIVRSGAARRQVAVATRERLSEAVTGQIAEHGVTEAVGVLAGNSGAAFNAGAFASVFRRFAQTPQVLERFIDRDSLPLEITEKLVARISDQALQRLVSRHALPPQLAVELAEGARERATVDLVDQAGLAPDPRRFAQQLQLNSRLTPSLLLRALFRGHMSFFEHCVAELAGLEHSKAWVLIHDAGPLGLEAIFRRAGLPERILPAVRAALQAWHSLEMGPGGARDMIRFRKHLVERVFTQFQGAPLSELDYCLDRLDADIAAAGYAQRAG, from the coding sequence ATGAGCGTGCATACCCTGAGAGCCCGCCTGACCCCGGATGATCTCGTCCGGCTCACCAATCGCGGCGATGACGAGGCGCGTGCGCTGGCCGCCCGCAAGGTGTGCGCGCGCTACGCCGCGCCGGGCCTGAGCGAAGAAGAGCGCGTTCTGGGCGCGGAGATTGTCCGCGTGCTGGCCCGCGACGCCGCCGAGCTGGTGCGCCGGGCCCTGTCGGTGACGCTGCAGCGCTCGCCCCATCTGCCGCCCGACGTGGCGCGCCAGCTGGCCGCCGACGTGGATTCCATCGCCATTCCGGTGATCGCCGGCTCGCCGGTGCTGACCGATGACGACCTGATCGACATTGTGCGCTCGGGCGCGGCCCGGCGCCAGGTGGCGGTGGCGACGCGCGAGCGCCTGTCCGAAGCCGTCACCGGCCAGATCGCCGAGCATGGCGTGACCGAGGCCGTGGGCGTGCTGGCGGGCAATAGCGGCGCCGCGTTCAATGCCGGCGCGTTTGCCAGCGTGTTCCGCCGGTTCGCGCAGACGCCCCAGGTGCTCGAACGCTTCATCGACCGCGATTCCCTGCCGCTGGAGATCACCGAGAAGCTGGTGGCGCGCATTTCCGATCAGGCCCTGCAGCGCCTGGTGTCGCGCCACGCCCTGCCGCCACAGCTGGCGGTGGAGCTGGCCGAGGGCGCGCGCGAACGCGCCACGGTGGATCTGGTCGACCAGGCGGGCCTCGCCCCTGATCCGCGCCGCTTCGCCCAGCAGCTCCAACTCAATAGCCGGCTGACGCCCTCGCTCCTGCTGCGCGCCCTGTTCCGGGGCCATATGAGCTTTTTCGAGCATTGCGTGGCCGAGCTGGCGGGCCTTGAGCACTCCAAGGCCTGGGTGCTGATCCACGACGCCGGACCGCTGGGCCTGGAGGCGATCTTCCGCCGCGCCGGCCTGCCCGAGCGCATATTGCCCGCCGTGCGCGCGGCGCTGCAGGCCTGGCACTCGCTGGAGATGGGCCCGGGCGGCGCGCGCGACATGATCCGCTTCCGCAAACACCTCGTCGAACGCGTCTTCACCCAGTTCCAGGGCGCACCCCTGTCAGAACTGGACTACTGCCTCGACCGCCTGGACGCCGACATCGCCGCAGCAGGCTATGCGCAGCGGGCGGGGTAG
- a CDS encoding Hpt domain-containing protein has protein sequence MTQRERPIEIITPPNMLKAKVGGALPAANEAMMARAEAAVGDLRQNFKAWLEEEVAKLEALMRTARTQGLDGETGEALFTSAHDLRGLGATYEFPIITRIAASLSKLIETPEQRAAAPVALVDAHVGAIRAAILQNVRDDTDPIGKALAEELETRVTKLVGERG, from the coding sequence ATGACCCAGCGCGAACGCCCCATCGAGATCATCACCCCGCCCAACATGCTGAAAGCCAAGGTGGGCGGCGCCCTGCCCGCCGCCAATGAAGCCATGATGGCGCGCGCCGAGGCCGCCGTGGGCGATCTGCGCCAGAATTTCAAAGCCTGGCTGGAAGAAGAAGTCGCCAAGCTCGAAGCCCTGATGCGCACCGCGCGTACGCAAGGCCTGGACGGCGAGACCGGCGAGGCGCTGTTCACCAGCGCCCATGATCTGCGCGGGCTGGGCGCCACCTACGAGTTTCCCATCATCACCCGCATCGCCGCCTCGCTGTCCAAGCTCATCGAGACGCCCGAGCAGCGCGCCGCCGCGCCCGTGGCCCTGGTCGACGCCCATGTCGGCGCCATCCGCGCCGCCATCCTGCAAAACGTGCGCGACGACACCGACCCCATCGGCAAAGCCCTCGCCGAAGAGCTCGAAACCCGCGTGACGAAACTGGTGGGCGAGCGGGGTTAG
- a CDS encoding response regulator gives MIANGSAPDGLGKLRIAVVDDNAAMRGIVRSVLGAFGIINVYEASDVEAALHILRGEKIDILICDWKMKPVDGLALVRTLRDPEESPCPLLPIIMLTAYAEPSKVKEARDAGVTEFLVKPFAAEGLYKRLQMIVNRPRPFVRTKVFFGPDRRRLASGYQGPERRDDAAPLS, from the coding sequence ATGATCGCAAACGGGTCTGCCCCGGACGGGCTGGGCAAGCTGCGCATCGCCGTGGTGGATGACAACGCCGCCATGCGCGGGATCGTGCGCTCGGTGCTGGGCGCGTTCGGCATCATCAATGTCTATGAAGCCTCCGACGTCGAAGCGGCGCTGCATATCCTGCGCGGCGAAAAGATCGACATCCTGATCTGCGACTGGAAGATGAAGCCGGTGGACGGGCTGGCCCTGGTGCGCACCCTGCGTGACCCCGAAGAAAGCCCCTGCCCGCTTCTGCCCATCATCATGCTGACCGCCTATGCCGAGCCGTCCAAGGTGAAAGAGGCCCGCGACGCCGGCGTGACCGAGTTCCTGGTCAAGCCCTTCGCCGCCGAAGGCCTGTACAAGCGCCTGCAAATGATCGTGAACCGGCCCCGCCCCTTCGTGCGCACCAAGGTGTTTTTCGGACCCGACCGGCGCCGACTGGCCAGCGGCTATCAGGGACCGGAGCGCCGCGACGACGCGGCCCCCCTGTCCTGA
- a CDS encoding DUF2336 domain-containing protein: protein MPHVSLSPDPDGRHHAAGRKAVQLSDLCAIRPLPDTIIAEIDPVLTDLLRIAESGARAHAAVRLARCDWAPREAVRLLAFEPLDIARPIVERSLALDERDLIALADLGHDHRMALIGRIHLSAPVTAAMARHRERDCLMALAAHEGAILAETSAGDFMAVARSHEILQDALAGRGDLSAGFVRSLHAIAAQRVRTLLVERYPELADIAAPKPDAPLPDVDADADRDADEVTRKLMSDRALTAADVLRAARNGRAEIADHAIARLTGMEAADWRQAMRRSPLRACLLAARAMAMTPGEAADLIDSMAASGRAHAMAPDALARARTDIYGAFTRDDARRALHRMGAGGSIH from the coding sequence ATGCCGCACGTCAGTTTATCGCCAGACCCCGACGGCCGCCACCACGCGGCCGGGCGCAAGGCTGTCCAGCTCAGCGATCTGTGCGCCATACGGCCTCTGCCCGATACCATCATCGCCGAGATCGATCCGGTGCTCACCGATCTGTTGCGCATCGCCGAATCCGGCGCGCGCGCCCACGCCGCCGTGCGTCTGGCGCGCTGCGACTGGGCCCCGCGCGAGGCGGTGCGCCTTTTGGCCTTCGAGCCACTCGACATCGCCCGGCCCATCGTGGAGCGCTCGCTGGCGCTGGACGAGCGTGACCTGATCGCACTGGCTGATCTGGGCCATGATCACCGCATGGCGCTGATCGGGCGTATTCACCTGAGCGCACCCGTCACCGCCGCCATGGCCCGCCACCGCGAGCGCGACTGCCTGATGGCGCTGGCCGCCCATGAAGGGGCGATCCTGGCCGAAACCTCGGCGGGCGATTTCATGGCGGTGGCGCGCAGCCATGAAATCCTGCAGGACGCGCTGGCCGGTCGCGGCGATCTCAGCGCCGGCTTCGTGCGCTCGCTCCACGCCATCGCCGCGCAGCGCGTGCGCACGCTACTGGTGGAGCGTTACCCGGAACTGGCCGACATCGCCGCACCCAAGCCGGACGCGCCGCTTCCGGACGTGGACGCCGACGCCGACCGCGACGCCGACGAAGTGACTCGCAAGCTCATGTCCGACCGTGCCCTCACAGCCGCTGACGTGCTGCGCGCGGCGCGCAACGGGCGCGCGGAAATCGCCGACCACGCCATTGCCCGCCTGACCGGGATGGAGGCCGCCGACTGGCGCCAGGCCATGCGCCGCTCGCCGCTGCGCGCCTGCCTCCTGGCGGCGCGGGCCATGGCCATGACGCCGGGCGAGGCGGCCGATCTCATCGATTCCATGGCCGCATCGGGCCGAGCCCACGCCATGGCGCCCGATGCGCTGGCGCGCGCCCGCACCGACATCTATGGCGCCTTCACCCGTGATGATGCGCGCCGGGCCTTGCACCGGATGGGCGCGGGCGGTTCAATCCACTAG
- a CDS encoding efflux RND transporter periplasmic adaptor subunit, whose protein sequence is MKRIAFLIVVAVVFALMAGAVGIRALMTGDAGAGAEMRGGRAVPVAVIPVAPREFSELVEALGTANANESVVITATVADRISRVGFDSGDQVSAGDILVELTDTEAAAGLTESRAALREAQRELDRTRELAERGIASRARLDELTSGMERARARVAGLEARVAERIIRAPFDGVVGLRNVSLGELVRPGDVVAQLDDVSIIKLDFTLPERFLSVLSAGMIIQARAAAFPETEFTGQIVNISSRIDPVTRTVTVRAEIDNEDRRLLPGMLMTVQLRRDVRERLAAPETAITRSGDRVTVFVLREAGEAVTVEQRRVELGQRQSGYFEVLDGLQPGERIVMHGVHRLRDGMPVRVQASAEPSTPRIAAAVQSAAR, encoded by the coding sequence ATGAAGCGCATCGCCTTTTTGATCGTTGTGGCCGTCGTGTTTGCCTTGATGGCAGGCGCGGTGGGCATTCGTGCGCTGATGACCGGCGATGCGGGCGCCGGCGCGGAGATGCGCGGCGGACGCGCGGTGCCGGTCGCCGTGATACCGGTGGCGCCGCGTGAGTTTTCCGAACTGGTCGAGGCGCTGGGTACGGCGAACGCGAACGAGTCCGTCGTGATCACCGCCACGGTGGCCGACCGCATCTCCCGTGTCGGCTTTGATTCCGGCGATCAGGTGAGCGCGGGCGATATTCTGGTCGAGTTGACCGATACCGAGGCGGCGGCGGGGCTGACAGAGTCGCGCGCGGCTCTGCGCGAAGCCCAGCGCGAACTGGACCGCACCCGCGAGCTGGCCGAGCGCGGCATCGCCTCGCGCGCCCGGCTGGACGAGCTGACTTCCGGCATGGAGCGCGCCCGCGCGCGTGTCGCCGGGCTGGAGGCGCGTGTCGCCGAACGCATTATCCGCGCGCCGTTTGATGGCGTGGTGGGCCTGCGCAATGTCAGCCTGGGCGAGCTGGTGCGGCCCGGCGATGTGGTCGCGCAGCTCGATGATGTGAGCATCATCAAGCTCGATTTCACTCTGCCCGAACGCTTCCTGTCGGTGCTGTCCGCGGGGATGATCATCCAGGCGCGCGCGGCGGCCTTTCCCGAAACCGAGTTCACCGGCCAGATTGTCAATATCAGCAGCCGCATCGACCCGGTGACGCGCACCGTCACCGTGCGCGCCGAGATCGACAATGAAGACCGCCGCCTGCTGCCGGGCATGCTGATGACGGTTCAGCTGCGCCGCGATGTGCGCGAGCGCCTGGCTGCACCGGAAACCGCCATCACCCGCTCGGGCGACCGGGTGACGGTGTTCGTCCTGCGCGAAGCGGGCGAAGCGGTGACGGTGGAGCAGCGCCGCGTGGAGCTGGGCCAGCGCCAGTCGGGGTATTTTGAGGTTCTCGACGGGCTGCAGCCGGGCGAGCGCATCGTGATGCACGGCGTGCACCGCCTGCGCGACGGGATGCCGGTGCGCGTACAGGCGAGCGCGGAGCCGTCAACGCCGCGCATCGCGGCTGCTGTCCAGAGCGCAGCACGATGA
- the egtB gene encoding ergothioneine biosynthesis protein EgtB: MARDMEETAAACLRARFDAVRGRTLALAAPFSPEDMGAQAMADASPGKWHLGHTTWFWETFLLKAFDGGYEPADARFNYLFNSYYEAIGARQARSERGLITRPGLDAVLAYRQHVDAAVGRWFDRADPAALDAARGVIETGLAHEEQHQELFLTDIKYLLSRAAFREAGFAQPARPVISEAAQPLEWIAFEGGVHRFGHEGDAFAFDNEGPAHDGVLTPFALASRPVTNGEFLAFIEDGGYREPRHWLSDGWALIQAEGRDAPLYWTRDETRWREFTLHGDQALDLNAPVSHVDYFEASAYAAWTGARLPEEREWEHAARGVDPVEGRWAQPDGWLQACQVNGPMSGPAGLAGMFGEVWEWTRSAYAPYPGYRADAGAIGEYNAKFMCGQYVLKGGSALTSPGHVRASYRNFFPPAAQWQMTGLRLARDI; this comes from the coding sequence ATGGCCCGGGATATGGAAGAGACTGCCGCTGCATGCCTGCGGGCGCGATTTGACGCGGTGCGCGGGCGCACCCTGGCGCTGGCCGCGCCTTTCTCACCTGAGGATATGGGCGCCCAGGCGATGGCGGACGCCTCGCCCGGCAAATGGCATCTGGGCCACACGACCTGGTTCTGGGAGACGTTTCTCCTCAAGGCGTTCGATGGCGGCTATGAGCCCGCAGACGCCCGGTTCAACTATCTGTTCAACTCCTATTACGAGGCCATTGGCGCGCGTCAGGCGCGGTCCGAACGCGGGCTGATCACCCGTCCGGGGCTCGACGCGGTGCTGGCCTATCGCCAGCATGTGGACGCGGCGGTGGGGCGCTGGTTCGACCGCGCGGACCCGGCGGCGCTGGACGCGGCGCGCGGCGTGATCGAGACGGGCCTCGCCCATGAGGAGCAGCATCAGGAGCTGTTCCTGACCGACATCAAATATCTGTTATCGCGCGCGGCGTTCCGCGAAGCGGGGTTCGCGCAGCCCGCGCGGCCCGTCATCAGTGAGGCGGCGCAGCCGCTGGAGTGGATCGCGTTCGAGGGCGGGGTGCATCGCTTCGGCCATGAGGGCGATGCGTTCGCCTTCGACAATGAAGGCCCGGCCCATGACGGCGTGCTGACGCCCTTCGCCCTGGCCTCCCGCCCGGTGACCAATGGCGAGTTTCTGGCCTTCATCGAGGATGGCGGCTATCGCGAGCCGCGCCACTGGCTGTCGGACGGCTGGGCGCTGATCCAGGCGGAAGGGCGCGACGCGCCGCTCTACTGGACCAGGGACGAGACGCGCTGGCGCGAGTTCACCCTGCATGGCGATCAGGCCCTGGACCTCAACGCCCCGGTCAGCCATGTCGATTATTTCGAGGCGTCGGCCTATGCCGCCTGGACCGGCGCGCGCCTGCCCGAAGAGCGCGAATGGGAGCATGCGGCGCGCGGCGTCGATCCGGTTGAGGGGCGCTGGGCGCAGCCTGATGGCTGGCTGCAGGCTTGCCAGGTTAATGGGCCGATGAGCGGGCCGGCAGGGCTGGCGGGAATGTTCGGCGAGGTGTGGGAGTGGACGCGCTCGGCCTATGCGCCCTATCCCGGCTACCGCGCCGATGCGGGGGCCATCGGCGAGTACAACGCCAAATTCATGTGCGGCCAATATGTGCTCAAGGGCGGCTCCGCCTTGACGTCGCCGGGTCATGTGCGCGCCAGCTACCGCAATTTCTTCCCGCCTGCCGCGCAATGGCAGATGACGGGGCTGAGGCTCGCCCGGGACATCTGA